Genomic DNA from Nonomuraea rubra:
CGCCCGGGCCACCAGATACCACCGCCCCGCCTTGACGACCAGCCCGTACGGCTCCAGCCGCCGCTCCACCTCCTGCGGCTCCTTCCACCGCCGGTACCTGATCTGGATGCGCCGCTCGTTCCAGACGGCGTCGGCCACGGCGGCCAGGTAGGTCGCCGGGTCCTGGTCGCGGTACCAGGTGGGCGCGTCGAGCAGGAACCGCTCCTGGATGCGGCCCGCGCGGTCCCTCAGCTCGACCGGCAGCGCCGCCATCAGCTTGAGCTGCGCCGCCGCCACCACCGTGCCCAGGCCCAGCTCGGCCGCGGGGCCGGGCAGCCCCGCCAGGAACAGGGACTCCGCCTCGTCGGCCGTCAGGCCCGTGAGCCGGGTCCGGTAGCCGTCGAGAAGCTGGTAGCCGCCCCTCGGGCCCGCGTCGCCGTAGAGGGGGATGCCTGCGGCGTGCAGGGACTCGACGTCGCGGTAGATGGTGCGTACCGAGACCTCCAGCCGATCGGCCAGCTCCCGTGCGGTCATCCGCCCGCGCGTCTGCAACATCAGGAGGATGGAGACCAGGCGGGAGGCACGCACATCACTGACACTACCTGTCAGTGACCCGGCCGTACGTTCTCCGCATGAACGACTTCGACTTCCTCGCCGGTCACTGGAACGTGGTCAACCGCCGCCTCGTCAAGCCCCTGTCCGGCAGCGACGACTGGGACGAGTTCCCCGGCCGGTCCGCCGCCACCCGGCACTTCGGGGGCGCGGCCAGCTTCGACGAGATCGAGTTCCCCACCAAGGGGTTCAACGGGCTGACCGTGCGCGTGTACGACCCGGCGTCCCGGCAGTGGTCCATCTACTGGGCCAGCAGCGCCAGCGGACGGCTGGACACCAGGCCCATGGTGGGCTCGTTCGACGGGGAGAGGGGCGTGTTCTACGGAGAGGAGAGCCACGAGGGCCGGCCGGTGCGCTGCCGGTTCGTCTGGACGGCCGGCTCCGAGACCGCCCGCTGGGAGCAGGCCTTCTCCGACGACGACGGACAGACCTGGGAGACGAACTGGACCATGGACTTCACCCGAGCATGAACGCCCCGGTGGCGGAGGCCGAGCGCACCCACAGGATCGCCGCCACGGCCACGGCCGCGATGAGCAGCACGAGCCCGCCGACCACGATCACCCACCACCAGCCCGACCTCGACGGCCTGGCCTCGTAGTGCTGCACGTCCGGGAGCATGTCCGGCGTGTACGGTAACCGCCGCGTGCTGGGCGCGTCCGGAGGCCGCCGCTCGTCCGGCTGCCCGGGGTGGCGGTATCGGATCGTCTGGTCGGGATCGGGATCCTGCGGGCCGGGCTCTCGCGTCATGGTTCCCTCGAACACGCTGCGGAGTGTCGGGTACGGCAACATTGTCACACTTACCGGGGCTGTCCCGTCCATGCCTCATGACAGCTGTACTTGTGACGGGCGGCAGCGGGCGCCTCGGCCGGGCCGTTCTGGAGAGCCTGGCCGGAGCCGGGTACGACGTGCGGGCGACCAGCCGCAGGGACCGGCCCGCGGGCGGCGGCGTGCGGTGGGCGGTCGCGGACCTGACCACCGGCCGGGGCGTGGCGGAGGCCGTGGCGGGGGCGGACGTGATCGTGCACCTGGCCGCGGCGCCCTACCGGGGCCGCTACACGCGGCGGGTGGAGCTCGACGGCACGTCGGTGCTGCTCGCGGCGGCACGGGAGGCCGGGGTGCGGCACCTGATCTACGTCTCGATCGTGGGCGTGGATCGGGTGCCGTGGGGATATTTCCGGACGAAGGTGCAGGCTGAGCGTCTCGTCCGGAACGGCCCGGTGCCGTGGACGATCGTGCGGGCCACGCAGTTCCACGAGTTCGTGGAGCAGGCGTTGCGGGGCATGGCCAGGCTCGGGTTCCTGATCGCCGACCCGGGCATCACGATGCAGCCCGTGGACGTGCGGGACCTGGCCGGGCACCTGGCGGCGCTGGCGGGCCGGGGGCCGACCGGCGAGGTGGCGGAGTACGGCGGCCCCGAGTCGCTGACCATGGCCGAGGCCGCGGCGAGCTGGCTGCGGGCCCGGCGCCTGCGCAGGCCCGTGCTGCGCCTGCGCCTGCCCGGCGGGCTCGGCCGGGCCTTCCGCGCCGGCCACCTGACCACGAACGCCAGGCCCGCCGGCGAGATCACCTGGGAGGCGTACCTGCGCCAGGCTCAGCCCTGACCCGGCCCCTGGCCGAAGGGCGGCTGCGGCGGCGTCTGCCATCCAGGCGGCTGCTGCTGCGGCCCAGGCTGCTGCGGCCCAGGCTGCTGCGGCCAGGGCTGCTGGGGTCCGGGCTGCTGGGGCCCGGGCTGCCACTCGGGCTGCCCGTGCTGCCACTCCGGCTGCGTCGGCCACGCCCCCTGACCGGGCCGGGCCTGCTGCGGCGGGTTCCGGCGCGCGACCACCGCCCAGATCAGCAGCCCGGTCCCCACCGCCTGAAGGATCATGGAAGCCGCGTTGACCAGCATGAACACCGGCTGGTATCCGCCGATGCCGAGCGACTCGACCAGGGTGGGCGCCAGGAAGGCGAGGGCGGCGCTGACGATCACCGCGAGCAGCAGGACGACGCACCCCACGATGCCCGCCACGGCCGCCCGGCCGTGCTCGCCCCTGCGCATGCCCATCAACACGGCACCGCCCACGAGCAGGACGAACATCACGACCAGGTTGAGGATGTTGAGGATGTTGGCAAGCATCTAACAAGCTCCAGGGGATCGTTACGCGACTCGACGACGTTACGCGGACTCCCGGCTTTCTTCCACCGCCCGGGTGATCGAATCGAGATCGTGCCCGCCCTCGTACCGCACCCCGTTCACGAACAGCGTCGGCGTGCCGCGCACGCCGCTGTCGCGGCCGGACGCCTCGTCCACGCCGATCCTGGCGACGTGGCCGGCCACGTCGGACCAGGGGACGACGCCCAGCTCGGCGGCGTAGTGCTCCAGGTCGGCGTCGGTGAGGAACCGCTGGTTGTCGTAGAGGATGTCGTGCATCTCCCAGAACCTGCCCTCGTCGGCCGCGGCCTCCGCGACGAGCGCGGCCGAGGCGGCGCGCGGGTGCAGCGTGCGCAGCGGGAAGTGGCGGAAGACCAGCCGCACGTCGGGGTTCCTCCTGAGGATCTCCTCCAGGATCGGGTGCAGCCGGCCGCAGTACGGGCACTCGAAGTCGCCGTACTCGACGATCGTGACGCGGGCGTCGGCGGGGCCGCGTACGTGGTCGCCGGGGCCGACGGGGACGGCCAGCGTGGTGGGCAGGTCCTCGGCGGGCTCGGCCTCGGGCGGCGCGCACACCCCGCCCCGGTCCCACGCCAGGCGGAAGATCAGCCAGCCCAGCGCGGCGGACAGCAGCGAGCCCGCCAGGATGCCGATCTTGGCCTGGTCGTGCAGCGCGGGATCCTGGAACGCCAGGTCCACGATGAACAGCGCCACCGTGAACCCGATCCCCGACACGGCGGCCCCGCCCAGCAGCTGCCCCCACACCAGGTTCCCCGGCAGCACGCCCCAGCCCAGCCGCAGCGGCAGCCAGGTGCCCAGCGAGATCCCGGCGACCTTGCCCAGCAGCAGCCCCAGCGCCACGCCGATGGCGACCGGCGAGGTGGCGGCGGCGCGCAGCGTCTCCCCGTCGAGGCGGACACCGGCGTTGGCCAGCGCGAAAACGGGCACGATCACGTAGCTGCTCCACGGGTGCAGCCGTAGCTGCAGGCGCTCGTTCACGGAGACGGCCCGCTGGACGCGCAGCGCGGCCTCCCTGGCGGCCCGCGCGCTCGGCTCGCTGGTGAACTCCTGCACGGCCTCCCCGGCGAGCAGCAGCTTGTGGTCGGTGGGGGCGTACACGAAGACGAGGATCCCCAGCGCGATGCCGATCAGCGTCGGATGGATGCCGCTCTCCAGCGTGGCCACCCACAGCGCGAACCCCAGCACGATGTACGCGGGAGCCCGCCAGATCTTCAGCCACCGCAGCGTCACGATGGCCGCCAGCAGCAGCGCGGCGGTGATCAGCGCGGTGACGGACAGGTCTTCCGTGTAGAAGAGCGCGATGATGATGATCGCCAGAACGTCGTCCACGATGGCCAGCGTCAGCAGGAACGCGCGCAGCGGGTCGGGGCAGCGCGCGCCGACCACGGCGAGCAGGCCCAGCACGAACGCGGTGTCGGTGGCGATCGGCACGCCCCAGCCTCCCGCGCCGGGCCCGCCGTAGTTGAGCAGCAGGTAGACGCCGGCCGGCACGAGCATGCCGCCGAACGCGGCCAGGGCGGGCACGGCGATCAGGCGCCGGTCCCTGAGCTGCCCGAGCCGCACCTCGTAGGAGACTTCCAGGCCGATGAGGAAGAAGAAGACGGACATGAGCCCGTCGTTGACCCAGTGGCGCAGGTCCAGCGAGAACTGCGCGTCGCCGAAGGAGATGCCCATCGAGGTGTGCCAGAACGCCTCGTAGGTGTCACCCCACGGCGAGTTCGCCCAGAGCAGGGCCAGCGCGGTGGCGGCGAGCAGCACGCTGGTGCTGCCCGCCTCGGTCCGCAGGAACGCGCGCAACATCGTAGATCTCCCCCCGGAGATCTGATCCTAGAGGCGCCTCCCGGATGCTCCCGCGCCGCACCCGGCTAGAAGAACAGGTAGAAGGCCGCGTCCCTGGCCAGCAGGAAGCCGACGATCGCCAGGGCCCAGCTCAGCATCGACGACGAGTGCTTGACCAGCCAGGCCCGCAGCCGCTCCAGCTTCGGCTCCAGCCGCCTGCCCGCCACGGCGCGCAGCGCCATGAGGACCAGCGCCGGCAGGATCATGATCAGCACGTACCCGGCCAGCAGCGGCGCCCACTGGGCCACCGCCAGCTCCGCCGTCGTCATCATGCCGATCGCGGCCAGGTACGGCACCATCGTGGCCACCTCCAGCACCCCGGCGGTCAGCCCCACCAGCACCAT
This window encodes:
- a CDS encoding helix-turn-helix transcriptional regulator: MRASRLVSILLMLQTRGRMTARELADRLEVSVRTIYRDVESLHAAGIPLYGDAGPRGGYQLLDGYRTRLTGLTADEAESLFLAGLPGPAAELGLGTVVAAAQLKLMAALPVELRDRAGRIQERFLLDAPTWYRDQDPATYLAAVADAVWNERRIQIRYRRWKEPQEVERRLEPYGLVVKAGRWYLVARAGEDVRTYRVSQILDLQPLAEKFARQEGFDLAAYWAGYLAEFEARLRWGEAVVRLSPRGVERLADLMTPGVVAAADESASPPDGEGWTRVTVPIESIEHAAGEFLRLGTDAEVLAPLALRERVAATADELSRRYREAGPINGDISG
- a CDS encoding SDR family oxidoreductase; translation: MTAVLVTGGSGRLGRAVLESLAGAGYDVRATSRRDRPAGGGVRWAVADLTTGRGVAEAVAGADVIVHLAAAPYRGRYTRRVELDGTSVLLAAAREAGVRHLIYVSIVGVDRVPWGYFRTKVQAERLVRNGPVPWTIVRATQFHEFVEQALRGMARLGFLIADPGITMQPVDVRDLAGHLAALAGRGPTGEVAEYGGPESLTMAEAAASWLRARRLRRPVLRLRLPGGLGRAFRAGHLTTNARPAGEITWEAYLRQAQP
- the nhaA gene encoding Na+/H+ antiporter NhaA, with translation MLRAFLRTEAGSTSVLLAATALALLWANSPWGDTYEAFWHTSMGISFGDAQFSLDLRHWVNDGLMSVFFFLIGLEVSYEVRLGQLRDRRLIAVPALAAFGGMLVPAGVYLLLNYGGPGAGGWGVPIATDTAFVLGLLAVVGARCPDPLRAFLLTLAIVDDVLAIIIIALFYTEDLSVTALITAALLLAAIVTLRWLKIWRAPAYIVLGFALWVATLESGIHPTLIGIALGILVFVYAPTDHKLLLAGEAVQEFTSEPSARAAREAALRVQRAVSVNERLQLRLHPWSSYVIVPVFALANAGVRLDGETLRAAATSPVAIGVALGLLLGKVAGISLGTWLPLRLGWGVLPGNLVWGQLLGGAAVSGIGFTVALFIVDLAFQDPALHDQAKIGILAGSLLSAALGWLIFRLAWDRGGVCAPPEAEPAEDLPTTLAVPVGPGDHVRGPADARVTIVEYGDFECPYCGRLHPILEEILRRNPDVRLVFRHFPLRTLHPRAASAALVAEAAADEGRFWEMHDILYDNQRFLTDADLEHYAAELGVVPWSDVAGHVARIGVDEASGRDSGVRGTPTLFVNGVRYEGGHDLDSITRAVEESRESA